A segment of the Oncorhynchus tshawytscha isolate Ot180627B linkage group LG06, Otsh_v2.0, whole genome shotgun sequence genome:
cttgattgtagtccacctgtggtaaattgattggacatgatttagaaaggcacacgccctgtctatataaggtctcactgttgacagtgcatgtcagagcaaaaaccaaacaatgaggttgaaggaacaCACATCCTGAAAGCGGTTTTGCTGAGCTCTTTCCCAAGCCCTGTAATAGAAGGTAGGCATATGAACAGACTATTTTTAGAAAACTGCTCTTCGTCTGTcttgaatatattaccctggcaaatttgatgttattttctcACATTTGCCTTGTTTGTGCAGATATCCTCTGAGATGCTCTgaaaagaggaagaagaagaggcagATTGTGTGAAAAACACCAACATCTGAGGTTTCCTGGAAGCAAAAACATACTCAATCTAACGATGGTTGATGAAGCAACAGTATTGCACAGTAACTCTACCGGAAGACTGAACCAGCCCTTCCACTGCCTGGCCCCTCAGAATCTGGTGGCCGACATACTGCCTCCTGTCCTGATTATAGAGCTCCTAGTGGGCTTGCCAGGCAACGTAATGGCCCTGTGGATCTTCACCTGCCGTCTGAAGACATGGAGGGCCAACACCCTGTTCCTCTTTAACTTGGTCCTGGCTGACTTCCTACTGCTCATCTGCCTGCCCTTCCGCATTGACAACCTGTTCCGTAGGGAACACTGGGTGTTTGGCGAAGCCTGGTGCCGGATCAACCTCTTCATGCTCGCTGTCAACCGCTCGGCCAGCATCGCCTTCATGACTACCGTGGCCTTCGACCGCTACTTCAAGGTGGTCCACCCACACCACCGTGTCAACCACATGACATCTACCCAGGCAGGATGGGTGGCGGGGGGCATCTGGGCAGTGGTGATCTCCCTGCGGCTCCCCCTGCTGACCACCAACCTCCTCAGGCAGGATGGCAACATGTCCCTGTGTCGCAGCTTCAGCTCCTACACTGTGACTCCCCTGGCAATCGAGATACACAACATGGTGTTCGTCGGAGAGTTCTTCCTGCCCCTGCTGCTCTTGCTCTTCTGCTCAGCCAGGATTGCCTGCATCTTACGCCAACGGCAACTGGACAAGGAGCAGAAGGTTCGGCGGGCCATCCGGGTGGTTGGGCTGATCGTGGCTGTGTTTGTGCTGTGTTTCTTTCCTGGCATCGCCACAGGCCTGAGTGCGGTCTATATCATGAAGGTCAGACCAAGGGATTGTCTGTCTTACAACATGGCTGCGGAGCTCTTCAGCCTGTCCATTGGATTTACCTACCTTAACAGTGCTCTGGACCCAGTCATCTACTGTTTTTCCAGTTCCATGTTCCGAAACTCCCTCAAGAGCTCCATCAATAAGCTGGGCCTGGTGGAGATGAGGCTGAGTCGACGGGGAAGCATGACCAGCGATGGGTGAAGAGCGAGGCCtgcccttgttcaggggcagaacggcagatttttaccttgttagctcgagGATCCGATCCGATTCTGTAGCTATGTGGGATACATACTTGAAAGGACTgagtacgtgtgtatgtgtgtatatgtatgtgaaaCAAAGACAGGAAAAAGAAAGCCTTCATTCTACTGAATGGTTATTTTTTTATAACCGAATGATGTAGAGTGACATGTTTTTGTCTTGATTTAGTCATGTCTATCAAATACACAATTTTTACCAGATGCAGTGTTAAGGGATGTTTCAAAATGTACAGAACGGGGACCAGGGGGAGAATGGGGGAGGGACATGCTTTCTATTTCAGTCGAGGAGGATTTAGTATTTTCTAAATcaagtccaggggagggtcatgcAATTTGTAATTGATTACATTTGAATATTTATCAGTGTTTCAGAATTAGTTACTTATTATGCTATACaatgcctttagaaagtattcccaccacttgactttttccacattttgtgttaaagcaatttacatttttttatgtcactgggattttaaaaaatatatatttttattgtttacaaatgaataaaaaatgcaaatctgaaatgtgttgagtcaataagtattcaagccctttgttGTGGCGAGCCGAAATAAGTTCAGATGTATAATAATGTTGCTATGGATCGGTGTCCCATCAACTGGACAGTTGTTGCTCAATATGCATAATGTGACTAAAATATtgttttaaacaaaaaaaaactttggtacatagaagtgtcttatatgggCATAATGCTTCAATTCTGGTTAATGTAAttgcattgtccaatttacagtagctagtgCATCGCAAAAataacatgctattgtttgagtgcACAACAAAACACTTGTATCACAGTGACAGGTTTGATACATTCACGTCTGAAGGTAAATCATTTaattacattctgaaatcttgctctgatttgtcatcctaagGTACCCAGAGATAAAAATGTAGTGTggtttgataaaaaaaaaaaaaaaaattcatatCCTAAAAACATCCATTTAGTATGCAGGAATTTTGTATTTCCACAAGTTGAACTTGCAAAGAAAAATCTGTGCAAATCGAATGCTAAACGtagtttcaaccagtcaaattaggtttgtatttattcctcagaCACTCTAAAAAGTAACCAGCCTTTGCTATCATTCTGTATTCAGTATATCCTAAGCTATCATTATGCATTCAGTATATCCACTGGAAAGCCCAGTTTAGCCAGGAAGATATGACGCGTCATTGCGCGCCAATGACATGGCGGTGTTCACTTGATTGACTGTATCTTTGTCCAAACGATCGTTTTGAAaccaagctagctagatagccaatgaccTGTGCTTTATGTGAGTAGGTGGGAACCCGTTGTGTGAAACCCGTTTTGACCATAAATGGCTACTAATtctggaaaagctaaatcaaagtccaggTATACAGATTTTGGATGATATTCTAACAGAAATCTAGACAACACCTAAAGGAGGGGAAGCTACTTTAGACTGGTAAGTGAAATACCAgtctttatatttatattttatattgtaAATCCGAGCTAACGCAGTTTGAATGGTTGTTTAGTATTCATTTGAGAGATTTTTGAAATATTTTCTTTGATTGCTATATATTTatgcatataaactcagcaaaaaaagaaatgtcctctcactgtcaactgcatttattttcagcaaacttaacgtataaatatttgtatgaacataatatttaacaactgagacatacactgaacaaTTTCCAAAGACATgtcactaacagaaatggaataatgtgtccctgagcaaaagggggaggggggtaaaaatcaaaagcaacagtcagtatctggtgtggccaccagctggattaagtactgcagtgcatctcctcctcatggactgcaccagatttttcagttcttgctgtgagatgttaccccactcttccaccaaggcacctgcaagttcccggacatttctggtaggaattgccctagccctcaccctccgatccaacaggtcccagacgtgctcaatgggattgagatccgggctcttcgctgaccatagcacaacactgacattcctgtcttgcaggaaatcatgcacagaacgagcagtatggctggtggcattgtcatgctggagggtcatgtcaggatgaacctgcatgaagggtaccacatgagggaggaggatgtcttctctgtaacgcacagcattgagattgcctgcaatccaaatgcctgaaggtaccacgttcatctgtacaaacaatagtacgcaagtataaacaccatggggccacgcagctatcaacaagctcagtccaatgatgccgagacacaccgccccagaccatgacggaccctccacctccaaatcgatcccgctccagagtacaggcctcggtgtaacactcattcctttgacgataaacgcgaatccgaccatcacacctggtgagacaaaaccgcgactcatcagtgaagaccactttttgccagtcctgtctggtccaccaacagtaggtttgtgcccataggcgaagttgttgcctgtgatgtctggtgaggacctgccttacaacaggcctacaagccctccgtccagcctctctcagcctattgcggacagtctgagcactgatggagggattgtgcgttcctggtgtaacttgggcagttgttgttgccaacctgtacctgtcccgcaggtgtgatgttcggatgtaccgatcctgtgcaggtgtagttacacgtggtctgccactgcgaggacgatcagctgtctgtcctgtctccctgtagcgctgtcttaggcgcctcacagtacggacattgcaatttattgccctggccacatctgcagtcctcattctctttgcagcatgcctaaggcacgttcacgcagctGAGCAGgcaccctgggcatctttcttttggtgttcttcagagtcagtagaaaggcctctttcgtgtcctaagttttcataactgtgactttaattACCTACCgtatgtaagctgttagtgtcttaacgaccgttccacaggtgcatgttcattaattgtttatggttcattgaacaagcatggaaaacagtgtttacaCCCATTACAATGACGATCTGTGAAGGTATTTGCATCTTTTATAATTATCTTTTAAAGACAGGGTagtgaaa
Coding sequences within it:
- the LOC112253411 gene encoding hydroxycarboxylic acid receptor 2, whose protein sequence is MVDEATVLHSNSTGRLNQPFHCLAPQNLVADILPPVLIIELLVGLPGNVMALWIFTCRLKTWRANTLFLFNLVLADFLLLICLPFRIDNLFRREHWVFGEAWCRINLFMLAVNRSASIAFMTTVAFDRYFKVVHPHHRVNHMTSTQAGWVAGGIWAVVISLRLPLLTTNLLRQDGNMSLCRSFSSYTVTPLAIEIHNMVFVGEFFLPLLLLLFCSARIACILRQRQLDKEQKVRRAIRVVGLIVAVFVLCFFPGIATGLSAVYIMKVRPRDCLSYNMAAELFSLSIGFTYLNSALDPVIYCFSSSMFRNSLKSSINKLGLVEMRLSRRGSMTSDG